In a genomic window of Vibrio gigantis:
- a CDS encoding bifunctional metallophosphatase/5'-nucleotidase, with translation MTKKNKPTKIVLAHINDTHSYFEPTSLQLSLKMNNHIIEPYVSAGGFARISTRFKQIEQDAQRQKVGTLFLHAGDCFQGTLYFSLFKGKANADLLNALNIDAMTLGNHELDMGNEPVAIFAKRIKFPLLAGNWNLSNEDINKTHTLADNEIVKPYLPETQSASFITKEFDGEKVAIFGLSIDKMAGIANPDIDTPFENALETAKATIEQIHKAGINKIVLLSHLGYEADLDLAANVQGIGVIVGGHSHRLQGDFSDIGLVKDDDYGVKIGDTYVVQAGFHAMSLGHCEIEFDAQGKVTNFNGKNELLLGRRLFIDAKLSEVGQDDAHDMACEFLNNHQNIAVCKKDPELQSILTDKYQPRVRKLQQQVIAHADSKLRHVRIPDDKGPSQLAPLVAQSFHYLMNKKGHQVEFAIHNAGGVRNSLNSGDVSVADIAGKLLPFAVPIGVYEVKGETIAGMLEGAINNALDNGVVGTGSGSFPYTHNLRFCYHKEAPLGHRIHNLEIHSDELGWQVVSRNRIYRGASSAYTMKGKEGYNAVLDMIGDGMVTTNSMADCFIEFLQAHPESLQHNEPLNCMECFR, from the coding sequence ATGACTAAAAAGAATAAGCCGACAAAAATAGTGTTGGCACACATCAACGACACCCACTCATACTTTGAACCAACCTCGTTACAGCTATCACTTAAAATGAACAATCACATCATTGAACCTTATGTCAGTGCTGGTGGCTTTGCTCGAATTTCAACACGCTTTAAACAAATAGAACAAGATGCCCAGCGCCAGAAGGTTGGAACCTTGTTCCTGCACGCTGGCGACTGCTTCCAGGGCACTTTGTATTTTTCTTTATTCAAGGGAAAAGCCAACGCTGATTTGTTGAATGCCCTTAATATAGACGCTATGACGCTCGGTAATCACGAGTTAGACATGGGTAACGAGCCCGTTGCTATTTTCGCTAAAAGAATCAAATTCCCACTGTTGGCCGGTAACTGGAATCTATCGAATGAGGATATCAATAAAACTCATACCTTAGCAGACAACGAAATTGTTAAGCCATATCTGCCTGAAACACAAAGTGCTTCTTTTATAACGAAAGAGTTTGATGGCGAGAAGGTTGCCATCTTCGGACTAAGCATCGACAAGATGGCAGGCATCGCTAACCCAGATATCGATACACCGTTTGAAAACGCATTAGAAACAGCGAAAGCAACGATAGAACAAATTCATAAGGCTGGTATTAACAAGATAGTGCTGCTTAGTCACCTCGGTTATGAAGCTGATTTAGATCTAGCTGCGAATGTGCAAGGCATCGGTGTGATTGTTGGTGGTCATAGTCACCGCTTGCAGGGTGATTTCTCGGATATCGGCTTAGTGAAGGACGATGACTACGGAGTAAAAATTGGCGACACCTATGTTGTGCAAGCGGGTTTCCACGCCATGAGCCTAGGACACTGCGAAATTGAGTTCGATGCGCAAGGCAAAGTCACGAACTTCAATGGCAAGAACGAACTGTTATTAGGCCGTCGACTGTTTATAGACGCTAAACTGAGTGAAGTAGGACAAGACGACGCACATGATATGGCATGTGAGTTTTTGAACAATCACCAGAACATCGCAGTGTGTAAGAAAGATCCTGAATTACAGAGTATTCTGACGGACAAGTATCAGCCTAGAGTTCGTAAGCTTCAGCAGCAAGTCATTGCTCATGCTGACAGTAAACTTCGCCATGTACGTATCCCAGATGACAAAGGCCCGAGCCAACTAGCGCCCTTGGTTGCTCAATCATTTCACTATCTGATGAACAAGAAAGGACATCAGGTTGAATTTGCCATTCACAATGCCGGTGGTGTTAGAAATTCACTGAATAGCGGTGATGTCTCTGTTGCCGATATTGCCGGAAAACTACTACCGTTTGCCGTACCTATTGGTGTGTATGAAGTAAAAGGTGAAACGATCGCAGGGATGCTTGAAGGTGCAATCAACAACGCGCTCGATAATGGCGTCGTAGGCACAGGTTCAGGCAGCTTTCCTTATACTCACAACCTGAGGTTTTGTTACCACAAAGAAGCGCCTCTAGGCCACAGGATCCACAATCTAGAAATCCACTCTGATGAGTTGGGCTGGCAGGTTGTCTCTCGCAACCGTATTTACCGGGGAGCATCGTCGGCCTACACCATGAAAGGGAAAGAGGGCTACAACGCTGTGTTGGATATGATAGGCGATGGCATGGTAACGACTAACTCAATGGCAGACTGTTTCATTGAGTTTCTGCAAGCGCACCCTGAATCACTTCAACACAATGAACCGTTGAATTGTATGGAGTGTTTTAGATAA
- a CDS encoding TerC/Alx family metal homeostasis membrane protein → MNSTQSLLSTNSESFFSSPIMTTYAGFFLLTVILVSIDIYQTRGGNVTIKKAAIWSVFWFVLAFLFAGSIYLFWDIYAPNSDYTAQKATVSFITGYLLEKSLSVDNLFVFAMIFAQYQVPEHLRPRALLWGVIGALVLRAIMIALGAQLLAEYHWVLYVFAAFLIGTGIKLALDKGEEESVNTLPEKLLRKVMPVTEDFHGPALMVKQGAKWAFTPMMLVIGAIAVMDVMFALDSIPAIFAVTQEPFLVLAANVFALLGLRSLYFVLQGMMDKFIYLKPALAFIMVFIGVKMLLVDSEWAIPTYWSLAVLISTMTIAVIASIYAKKPDIEQVN, encoded by the coding sequence ATGAACTCAACTCAATCTCTATTATCTACAAATAGTGAATCCTTTTTTTCATCACCAATCATGACGACTTATGCGGGCTTTTTCCTGCTGACGGTGATTCTCGTCTCTATTGATATCTATCAGACTCGTGGCGGCAACGTTACGATTAAAAAAGCGGCAATCTGGAGTGTTTTCTGGTTTGTCCTAGCGTTTTTGTTTGCTGGCTCTATCTACTTGTTTTGGGACATTTATGCGCCCAATAGTGACTACACAGCGCAAAAAGCAACGGTGTCATTCATTACGGGTTACTTGCTAGAAAAATCTCTTAGCGTAGACAACTTGTTTGTGTTTGCGATGATCTTTGCTCAATACCAAGTTCCTGAGCATTTAAGACCTCGTGCGCTTCTTTGGGGTGTAATTGGTGCATTGGTACTTCGTGCAATTATGATCGCATTAGGTGCTCAGTTGTTGGCTGAATACCACTGGGTGCTTTATGTGTTTGCTGCGTTCTTGATTGGTACTGGTATTAAACTGGCGTTAGACAAGGGCGAAGAGGAGAGTGTGAACACACTGCCTGAAAAGCTACTTCGTAAAGTGATGCCAGTAACTGAGGATTTTCATGGGCCTGCATTAATGGTTAAGCAGGGAGCTAAATGGGCGTTCACTCCGATGATGTTGGTAATCGGCGCGATTGCAGTCATGGACGTAATGTTCGCTTTGGACTCTATTCCTGCAATCTTCGCGGTAACACAAGAACCGTTCTTGGTACTTGCTGCTAACGTGTTTGCGTTACTTGGCCTTCGTTCATTGTACTTTGTACTGCAAGGCATGATGGATAAGTTCATTTACTTGAAGCCGGCACTGGCATTCATCATGGTCTTCATCGGTGTGAAAATGCTATTGGTCGACAGTGAATGGGCTATCCCAACTTATTGGTCTCTAGCGGTGCTGATTTCAACGATGACGATTGCGGTTATAGCGTCGATTTATGCAAAGAAGCCAGACATTGAACAAGTAAATTAA